One window of the Leishmania panamensis strain MHOM/PA/94/PSC-1 chromosome 16 sequence genome contains the following:
- a CDS encoding coatomer delta subunit-like protein (TriTrypDB/GeneDB-style sysID: LpmP.16.1140), translating to MTVISAGVVSKQGRIVLARQFTDISRVRIEGLLSAFPRLLESSMNKQVTYIDAGTVRYVYQPIEELFLVLVTTTKSNIVEDLATLQLMGRLIPEYIPEGITEASLEAHSFEVFFALDEVVVCGKRENSTVEQIRVYLGMDSYEERIALEEKQRQMAEAKKITAEHARKMRERRMSGGGPSGGAYGGISSDDPNYGGFGSSTIAGGSMSMYSSDGGMETTYPAPSAVMNSHTSAPLKMSTAPRSGMCLSKARKADISSKIQKEMGIPASQAPGAPGGASELGVMRHNAMELPVAVVPQEAVNITIEEKMSAALQRDGEATSIDIKGELTVLVADPQHDHIKLMLAPVSEAFTFRAHAKVNKTLFASDQVLTMADGKPFPVQQPVTILRWRLSDPSITAPISFTCWPESSSITIEYELADPNMAPLQPVRLAIPLYGASPHDVQPSTGTYQVVDGQHVIWTIDVVDGHQNANGNIEITVDNEHGVNGEELFFPIHVALSSQVVIAHVGVMEVVSTQTGQAVHFSQQSRLVSDSVLVQ from the coding sequence ATGACTGTCATCTCTGCCGGAGTTGTGAGCAAGCAGGGCCGCATCGTGCTCGCGCGCCAATTCACCGACATCAGCCGCGTCCGCATCGAAGGTCTTCTTTCTGCCTTTCCGCGGCTGCTCGAGTCGTCCATGAACAAGCAAGTCACGTACATCGACGCCGGCACGGTGCGCTACGTTTACCAGCCCATTGAGGAGCTTTTCCTGGTGTTGGTCACAACAACGAAGAGCAACATCGTCGAGGACCTggccacgctgcagctcatggGTCGGCTGATTCCTGAGTACATACCCGAGGGCATCACAGAGGCCTCGCTGGAAGCTCACTCGTTTGAGGTGTTCTTCGCCCTCGACGAGGTAGTGGTGTGTGGAAAGCGTGAGAACAGCACAGTGGAGCAGATTCGTGTGTACCTCGGGATGGACTCCTACGAGGAACGCATTGcactggaggagaagcagcggcaaatggcagaggcgaagaagatTACGGCTGAGCACGCGCGCAAGATGCGCGAGCGGCGCATGTCTGGCGGCGGCCCATCTGGTGGCGCGTACGGCGGCATCAGCTCTGACGACCCGAACTACGGCGgcttcggcagcagcactatCGCTGGTGGCAGCATGAGCATGTACTCCAGTGACGGTGGCATGGAGACGACGTACCCGGCGCCTTCAGCGGTGATGAACTCGCACACGTCCGCCCCCCTTAAGATGTCTAcagcgccgcgcagcggTATGTGCCTTAGCAAGGCACGCAAagccgacatcagcagcaagATCCAGAAGGAGATGGGCATTCCGGCATCTCAGGCGCCAGGCGCTCCTGGTGGGGCGAGTGAGCTGGGGGTGATGAGGCATAACGCCATGGAGCTGCCTGTTGCCGTGGTACcgcaggaggcggtgaaCATCACCATTGAAGAAAAGAtgagcgcagcgctgcaacgcGATGGCGAGGCGACGTCAATAGACATCAAGGGTGAGCTCACCGTTCTCGTGGCGGACCCGCAGCACGATCACATCAAGCTCATGTTGGCACCGGTGAGCGAAGCTTTTACGTTCCGTGCGCACGCAAAGGTGAACAAGACGCTGTTTGCCAGTGACCAGGTGCTCACCATGGCGGATGGCAAGCCGTTCCCGGTCCAGCAGCCGGTCACCATTCTACGGTGGCGTCTCTCCGACCCCTCCATTACTGCCCCGATCAGCTTCACCTGCTGGCCGGAGTCAAGCAGCATTACGATCGAGTACGAGCTGGCTGACCCGAACatggcgccactgcagccggTGCGTTTGGCCATCCCCCTCTACGGCGCCAGCCCGCACGATGTGCAACCATCGACGGGCACGTACCAGGTGGTGGACGGTCAGCACGTGATTTGGACAATCGACGTCGTGGATGGTCACCAGAACGCGAACGGCAACATAGAGATCACCGTGGACAACGAGCACGGCGTCAACGGTGAGGAGCTCTTCTTCCCGATCCACGTCGCACTTTCTTCGCAAGTCGTCATCGCGCACGTTGGTGTAATGGAGGTGGTGTCAACCCAGACCGGCCAAGCGGTGCACTTCAGCCAACAGTCGCGCTTAGTGAGCGACAGTGTGCTGGTGCAGTAA